A genomic window from Terrisporobacter glycolicus ATCC 14880 = DSM 1288 includes:
- a CDS encoding ABC transporter permease, with the protein MGRFINDVKKYYNYTIYSAKSELKAEVSNSYLNWVWWVLEPLCFMMIYAFIFGVVFNSKEEHFLVFIFVGITAWDFFNRNMKQSITMVKKNKAIVSKVYIPKFILILSKMCVNGFKMCISLGIVIIMMIISKVEITPNVLYFIPIMMTLLIINFAFMTILLHFGVFVEDLSNVVNIVLRAVFYMTGIFYSIESRIDSPYSDILLKCNPIAFILSSLRKCLLYGETPSRKLLLLWMIIGIIISVIGVKTIYKNENSYVKVI; encoded by the coding sequence ATGGGACGATTTATTAATGATGTTAAAAAATATTATAATTATACTATTTATTCAGCTAAATCAGAACTTAAAGCAGAAGTATCAAATTCATATCTAAACTGGGTTTGGTGGGTATTAGAGCCTTTGTGTTTTATGATGATTTATGCTTTTATATTTGGCGTTGTATTTAATTCTAAAGAAGAACATTTTTTAGTGTTTATATTTGTTGGTATAACAGCCTGGGATTTCTTTAATAGAAATATGAAACAAAGTATTACAATGGTTAAGAAAAATAAGGCGATAGTATCTAAAGTATATATACCTAAATTTATACTTATACTTTCAAAAATGTGTGTAAATGGGTTTAAAATGTGTATTTCACTGGGAATTGTAATTATTATGATGATTATAAGTAAGGTTGAAATAACACCAAATGTATTGTACTTTATACCTATAATGATGACTCTTTTAATAATTAATTTTGCTTTTATGACTATATTATTACATTTTGGGGTATTCGTAGAAGATCTGTCTAATGTAGTAAACATTGTATTAAGGGCAGTATTTTATATGACTGGGATTTTCTATTCAATAGAATCTCGAATTGATTCTCCCTATTCAGATATATTATTAAAATGTAACCCAATAGCATTTATACTATCTTCATTAAGAAAATGCTTGCTATATGGAGAAACTCCATCAAGAAAGTTATTGCTACTTTGGATGATTATAGGAATAATAATATCAGTAATAGGAGTAAAAACAATATACAAAAACGAAAATAGTTATGTGAAGGTGATATAA